The following are encoded together in the Macadamia integrifolia cultivar HAES 741 chromosome 10, SCU_Mint_v3, whole genome shotgun sequence genome:
- the LOC122090492 gene encoding exocyst complex component EXO70H1-like, protein MPFKGLRTVFFTFSNDSSITSSSSSSRSPYNPSPLSTRPSTPLHTFSESMIEENVERAKSIITKWDPNSSTFAKVTSLFYESRSEAKEFIKSVNQLQEAMQFFVSHSSSSDKLVQAQHLMQVAMKRLEKEFYQILSSNRDHLDPESVSARSSISEYEDEASTDDEIQLAGESISEVEKFSTLAMSDLNSIAECMISCGYGKECVKIYKIMRKSIVDEALYKLGVDCLTSSQINKMEWEVLELKIKSWLKAVKIAVKSLFHGEKIVCDQVFTTSHFIWESCFSDITKEGAVRLFRFPESVAKCHKSPEKIFRMLDLYDAIAELWSDIDSIFSYDSTSVVRSQALNSLTRLGDTVRAMLSEFESAIQKDSSKSPVPGGALHPLTRYVMNYLSLLTDYSAILSDILANCPLPVNMSLPESYFEIPNPNDNPLSVVATRMAWIILAILCKLDAKARLYKDSALAYLFLANNHEYVLQKVQTSYLSYLLGEDWISKHKATVKQYAASYERIGWSDVLSAIPDDPTATTMTIEEAKECFNNFNSAFERTYRTQSNWVVKDRKLREEIKVSIAGKLVPAYGELYRKYRDSLRSENEMESVVRFAPDDLGNYLSDLFFGTGASGSASSLASSTAAQSGGKHFRERHREREGA, encoded by the coding sequence ATGCCGTTTAAAGGGTTGAGGACCGTCTTCTTCACTTTCTCGAATGACTCTTcaattacttcttcttcttcttcttctagatcACCCTACAACCCTTCTCCTTTATCAACTAGACCTTCCACTCCCCTCCACACCTTCTCGGAATCCATGATAGAAGAGAACGTGGAACGAGCCAAGTCCATCATCACCAAGTGGGATCCCAACTCCTCTACCTTCGCCAAAGTCACTTCTCTCTTCTACGAGAGCAGATCCGAAGCCAAGGAATTCATCAAGTCCGTGAATCAATTGCAGGAAGCCATGCAATTCTTTGTGTCCCACAGCTCCTCTTCTGACAAGCTAGTCCAAGCCCAGCACCTCATGCAGGTCGCCATGAAACGTCTCGAGAAGGAGTTTTATCAGATTCTTTCCTCCAATCGCGATCACCTCGACCCCGAATCCGTCTCCGCTAGATCCAGCATCTCCGAATATGAAGACGAAGCCAGCACCGACGATGAGATTCAGCTCGCCGGAGAATCAATCTCCGAGGTCGAGAAGTTCTCCACCCTCGCCATGTCCGACCTCAACTCCATCGCTGAGTGCATGATCTCATGTGGCTACGGCAAAGAATGTGTCAAGATCTACAAGATCATGAGAAAATCCATTGTCGATGAGGCTCTCTATAAGCTCGGAGTTGATTGTCTCACCTCTTCGCAGATCAATAAAATGGAATGGGAGGTCCTGGAGCTCAAGATCAAGAGCTGGCTTAAAGCTGTCAAGATTGCAGTGAAATCGCTCTTCCATGGCGAAAAAATCGTCTGTGATCAAGTCTTCACTACCTCCCATTTCATCTGGGAATCATGTTTCTCGGATATCACAAAAGAAGGAGCCGTCCGTCTCTTCCGGTTCCCGGAATCCGTGGCCAAGTGCCACAAGTCACCGGAGAAGATTTTCAGAATGCTGGACCTCTATGATGCAATCGCAGAACTCTGGTCAGACATCGATTCCATATTCTCCTACGACTCCACCTCAGTCGTCCGCTCTCAAGCTCTGAATTCACTCACGAGGCTGGGCGACACTGTTCGTGCTATGCTATCGGAGTTCGAATCTGCCATTCAGAAGGACTCATCGAAATCCCCCGTCCCCGGCGGGGCTCTTCATCCTCTGACTAGATACGTGATGAATTACCTTTCTTTGCTTACCGATTACAGCGCAATCCTCTCCGATATATTGGCCAATTGCCCATTGCCGGTGAACATGTCTCTCCCGGAGTCTTACTTCGAAATTCCTAACCCTAACGACAACCCATTGTCGGTGGTAGCCACTAGGATGGCTTGGATCATATTGGCAATCCTTTGCAAGCTCGACGCCAAGGCGAGACTATACAAAGATTCAGCGTTGGCTTACCTCTTCCTGGCCAATAATCACGAGTACGTGCTACAGAAGGTCCAAACTTCTTATCTGAGTTATCTATTGGGAGAGGATTGGATATCAAAGCACAAGGCGACGGTGAAACAGTACGCCGCCAGCTACGAGAGGATTGGATGGAGCGATGTGCTATCGGCCATACCGGATGATCCGACAGCAACGACGATGACTATAGAAGAGGCTAAGGAGTGTTTCAACAACTTCAATTCTGCGTTCGAACGGACATACAGAACTCAGTCAAATTGGGTCGTGAAGGACAGAAAGCTTAGGGAAGAGATTAAGGTATCCATCGCCGGAAAACTCGTACCGGCTTACGGGGAATTGTATCGCAAGTATCGGGACTCGCTGAGAAGCGAGAATGAGATGGAGTCAGTCGTGAGGTTTGCTCCTGATGATCTTGGGAATTACTTATCGGATCTATTCTTTGGGACCGGAGCTTCGGGGAGTGCTTCGTCGTTGGCGTCTTCTACTGCGGCGCAGTCTGGAGGGAAGCACTTTAGAGagagacacagagagagagaaggtgcgTGA
- the LOC122090589 gene encoding exocyst complex component EXO70H1-like: protein MRNGPSTTLHTLSESMMDENLEHAKSIITKWDPNSSTIAKFTSLFYESRCEAKDFLKSVKQLQQTMHFYASHNTFSEKLVQAQNLMKVAMKRLEKEFYQILSSNRDHLDPESVSSRSSTSEYEYEYEASPEDEIQLAGESISKVEKFSTLAMFDLSSIADCMISSGYDKDCVKIYKIMRKSIVDEALYKLGVESLTSSQIHKMDWELLELKIKNWLNAVKIAVKSLFHGERIVCDHVFSTSHFIRDSCFSDITKEAAILLFRFPESVAKSQKSPEKVFRMLDLYDAISKLWSDIDSIFSFDFTSVVRSQATNSLKRLGDTVRAMLSDFESLIQKDSSKTPVPGGGLHPLTRYTMNYLSYLTDYSGILSDIFSNCLLQKNTSLPESYFDSPNLNDNPSSAFTIRMAWIVLVLLCKLDGKARLYKDPALAYLFLTNNLEYVVQKIQTSNLRYLLGEDWISQHKAKMKQYAASYERMGWSNVISAIPEDTTATTMSLEEAKECFNNFNSAFEQIYRTQSSWIVTDRKLREEIKVSIARKLVPAYGELYRKYRDLLRSENEMESVVRFHPHDLGNYLSDLFYGTGVSGSASSSTSSSPAQSRGKHSRR from the coding sequence atgagAAACGGACCTTCCACTACCCTCCACACCTTATCGGAATCCATGATGGATGAGAACTTGGAACATGCCAAGTCCATCATCACCAAGTGGGATCCCAACTCCTCCACCATAGCCAAGTTCACCTCTCTCTTCTACGAGAGCCGATGTGAagccaaggatttcctcaaGTCCGTCAAGCAATTACAGCAAACCATGCATTTCTACGCCTCCCACAACACCTTCTCTGAAAAGCTCGTCCAAGCCCAGAACCTCATGAAAGTAGCCATGAAGCGTCTCGAGAAGGAGTTCTATCAGATTCTCTCCTCCAATCGCGACCATCTCGACCCCGAATCCGTTTCTTCTCGATCAAGCACATCTGAATACGAATACGAATACGAAGCCAGCCCCGAGGACGAGATTCAGCTCGCCGGAGAATCAATCTCCAAGGTCGAGAAATTCTCCACCCTCGCCATGTTCGACCTCAGCTCCATTGCCGACTGCATGATCTCGTCCGGCTATGACAAAGATTGTGTCAAGATCTACAAGATCATGAGAAAGTCCATTGTAGATGAGGCTCTCTACAAGCTTGGAGTCGAGAGTCTCACCTCTTCGCAGATTCATAAGATGGACTGGGAGCTCCTcgagctcaagataaagaactGGCTCAATGCCGTCAAGATTGCAGTGAAATCGCTCTTCCACGGCGAAAGAATCGTCTGCGATCACGTCTTCTCTACATCCCACTTCATCCGGGACTCCTGTTTCTCTGATATCACCAAAGAAGCAGCCATCCTTCTCTTCCGGTTCCCGGAATCCGTGGCCAAATCCCAAAAGTCACCGGAGAAGGTGTTCAGAATGCTGGACCTCTATGATGCTATCTCAAAACTCTGGTCAGACATCGATTCGATCTTCTCCTTCGACTTCACCTCTGTTGTCCGCTCTCAAGCTACGAATTCACTCAAGAGGCTAGGCGACACTGTTCGAGCTATGCTATCGGACTTCGAATCTCTCATTCAGAAGGACTCATCGAAAACCCCTGTCCCCGGAGGAGGCCTTCATCCTCTCACTCGATACACAATGAATTACCTGTCTTACCTCACCGATTACAGCGGAATCCTCTCCGATATATTCTCCAATTGCCTATTGCAGAAGAACACGTCTCTGCCAGAATCATACTTTGACAGTCCTAACCTTAACGACAATCCATCATCCGCATTTACCATTAGGATGGCTTGGATCGTACTGGTGCTCCTCTGCAAACTTGACGGCAAGGCGAGACTATACAAAGACCCAGCCTTGGCTTATCTCTTCCTCACCAATAATCTAGAGTACGTGGTGCAGAAAATCCAAACCTCTAATCTTAGGTATCTGTTGGGAGAGGACTGGATATCGCAGCACAAAGCGAAGATGAAACAGTACGCCGCCAGCTATGAGAGGATGGGATGGAGCAATGTGATATCGGCCATACCAGAAGATACGACGGCAACGACAATGTCTTTAGAGGAGGCCAAGGAGTGCTTCAACAACTTCAATTCTGCTTTCGAGCAAATATACAGAACTCAGTCGTCGTGGATCGTGACGGACAGAAAGCTTAGGGAAGAGATTAAGGTATCCATCGCCAGAAAACTCGTGCCGGCTTACGGGGAATTGTATCGCAAGTATCGGGACTTGCTGAGAAGCGAGAATGAAATGGAGTCAGTTGTGAGGTTTCATCCACATGATCTGGGGAATTACTTATCGGATCTATTCTACGGTACCGGAGTTTCGGGGAGTGCTTCGTCGTCAACGTCTTCTTCTCCGGCCCAATCGCGAGGGAAGCACTCTAGACGAtga